TTATCGGCACAGTGCGCGCTGCCGGTCTTCGGCCTGAAGGTTTGGCATCCAGCATTGAGGCGGCTTACCGCTCGGCCCAGATCTACACGCATCCGACCATCCAAGTGCTTTCGTCTTCGGATGAAACGCTGAAGGAACTGACGGTTACGGTGGGTGGTTATGTCCGCAATACCGGTCCGGTGAAGTATGTCCGCGGCCTGACGCTCTACAACGCGGTGCAGGCGGCGGGTGGTCCGAATGAATTCGGTGCCATGGGCCGGGTCGGCCTCGTCCGCAATGGCCAGCGCAAGGAATATGACCTGCGCCAGACCAAGTTCATGAACATCCTCGTCGAGCCGAACGACACCATCACGGTGCCGCAGAAGAACTGGCTGGGCCAATGACCTCGCTTTGATGCGCCGGGAACGCTCCGCGATCCGTTGCTTTGCCGGGATGGCCGCTCTGGCCATCCCGGCCTTTGCTTTCGGTCAGGAGCCGAAGGTCGGCGACTGGGTCGCAGCCCTTTCGAGCGATGATTTCCGCGAGCGTGTTGAATCGAAGGACAAGCTCTTGGAGTGGGGTCGCAAGAATCCGGCCCGCGCGATGGATTTGTTCTACGCCGCGCATGAATCGGCGGCGGATGCCGAGACGAAGATCCTTCTGCGCGAGGCGCTGCGCGAGTTAGTGGTGGAGGATCATCAGCGGAATAACGGGGAGGGATACGTCGGGGTGCGGATGCTGGAGCTGAATGTGGCGGTGCCGGGGGACAAGGTGCCGCGGACGGGGGTGCAGGTTATTGGGGTAGAGGAGGAAAGTCCGGCGGACAAGGCGGGGCTGGAGGTGGGCGATGTGATCATATCACTCAACGAGTTACGGTGGGTCGGGCCGGGGGCGACCGATGCGTTCACGAATGCCGTGCGGCGGCACAAGCCGCGGGAGAGCGTGAAGCTGGGGGTGCTACGGAATGGCGAAGTAAAGGAGGTTTCCCTTGTCTTGGGGATCCGGCCCTTGGGCGCTTTGGAGCGTCAGGACTTATTGTGGGCCAATGGGATGGGTCGGCCTATCCCGAACCCCCAGCAGGCGGAGGAGAAAGCCCGGGAGGGAGTTTTCCGCAATTGGCTGGAGCGCAAACGGGCTGCCAAAAAGCTGCCCTGAGCGGTCCGGCCGGGTTTAAAAAATCGACAATTCCCGCCTGCGTGCGACGCTAGAAAAATTGTTACGCCCCGGTTCTCTCGACCCATGAAATTCTCACGTATCCGCAGCGCCGCGATGGCGGTTGGTCTCACGGCTTCGACCCTCACCGCATGCGCGCAACAGGCGGACTTTGACGAAGTCGGTTGCCAGATGGCGATCATGTTGCAGAACAGCCATTTCGCGCGGCTCAAGTTCAACGACATGAGCCAGCGGTTCCTGGATGATTTCCTGCGCGACCTGGATTCCGGCAAGTCCTACTTCACCCAAGAGGACATCGACCGCTTCAACCGGCAGTATGGCGACAATCTCGCCGAGATGCTGATGAAGAAGGAGAGCATGGCGGCGGCGATCGACATCTACGGGACTTTTAAAAAGCGTGTGGAAGCGCGGGTTGCGGAAGGCAAACGCGTGCTGGCCGCGAACGAATTCGATTTCGCCAAGGAAGAGTCGATTCAGCGCAGCCGCAAGGATGCCGCGTGGCCGAAGACCGAGGAGGAGGCGATGCAGCTCTGGCGCCAGCAGATCAAGGAGGCGGTGCTTTCCGAGACGCTGCGCCGCGACATGATCGCCCAGATGGCGGCGAAGCAGGGCAAGGAGAACCCGCTGAAGGCCGACAAGGATCCCAAGGAGAAGATCGCGCTGCGCTACGAGCGGTTCCTCCACAGTGTCGTGCAGGATGTCGATGACGAGGACGTGGCCGCCATGTTCCTCAGTGCGGTCGCGCGGTCCTTCGATCCGCACACCGACTACATGAGCACCCGCGAGATGGATCGCTTCCGCGACGGGATGAAGAACGAGCTCGTGGGCATCGGTGCATTGCTCCAAGGCGAGGAAGACGGTGCGACCAAGATCATGGGCATCGTGGTCGGCGGTCCTGCCGACAAGCAGGGCACGCTCAAGCTCAACGACCGCATCGTGGCGGTCGACCCCGATGGCGACGGTCCGCGCGAGATGGTGGACATCATGTTCATGAAGATCGACAAGGTGGTCGATCTGATCCGCGGCCAAGAGGCCACGCCGGTGCGTCTCAAGGCGGAGCCCGCCGGTGGTGCTCCGGGCGAGACGGTTCTGATCAATATCGTCCGCGCGAAAGTCGCGCTGAAAGACGAGCAAGCCAGCGCGGAGATCATCGACATGAAGGCCCCGAGCGGTGAGGCCACCCGGCTGGGGATCATCACGCTGCCGTCGTTCTATGCCGATTTCGATGAAGGCAAGGTTCGTTGCTCCGTGGATGTCGAACGCCTGCTGGAGCGCCTCAAGGAAGAGGGAATCGACGGTCTGATGCTGGATCTCCGCAACAACGGCGGCGGTGCGCTCGAGGAAGTCCGGCGCATGACCGGTTTCTTCACGCCGCGCGGCCCGGTGGTGCAAGTGAAGAACACCTTCGGCGAGCGCCAGGTGAAGGAGTCCGACCGCAAGGAGCCGATCTATGACGGCCCGATGATCGTCCTCACCGACAAGAGCAGCGCCTCCGCCAGCGAAATCTTGGCCGGTGCCCTGCAGGACAACAACCGCGCCGTGATCGTGGGCGAGTCCTCGACCTTCGGCAAAGGCACCGTGCAGCAGCCGATGGACATCAGCCGCATGCTGCCCTTCTTCAAGGCCCGCGACAAAGCCGGCACGCTGAAGGTGACGATCCAGAAGTTCTACCGCCCCTCCGGTTCCTCGACCCAGAAGATGGGCGTGATTCCGGATGTGGTGCTGCCGAGCCTGACCGATGCGCTCGAAGTGGGCGAAGCTTTCCTTGATCATCCGCTGGAGCACGACCTGATCGGCCGTGCCCCGGACTTCAACCCGATGAAGAAGGAGCAGCTCTTCCTGCAGACCTTGAAGGATCTCAGCACCAAGCGCGTTTCCGCTTCGAAGGACTTCTCCTACATCATCGAGGACGTCACCAAGGCGAAGGCACGTATCCGCGAGAACAGCATTTCGCTCAACATGGCCGAGCGGAAGAAGGAGCTCGATGAGATCGACGCCCAGCAGCAGCAGCGCAATGCCGAGCGCAAGGAGCGTTTCGCCGGAGTCCAGACCACGGACAAGAAGGACATGACCTTCTTCAAGCTCACCCTCGACGATGTCGAGAAGGGTGCGGATATCCAGAAGTACGATCCTTCCGCGGAAACCGAAGGTTACATGCGCAAGGCCAAGGACGAAACCGCAGAATTGGATGAGACCCCGCCATGGCCGAGCGCGCTCGACCCGCACAAGCGCGAGGGCGTGCAGATTCTCGGCGACCTCGTCGATGTCACTCGGAATGCCCGCATGGCCGGGATGATCGAGCGCTAATGCCCGGAATCGCCGAACGTCTCACCGAACTCCACCAGCGCATGGCCGACGCATCATCGTCGGCCGGGCGTGCGCCGGGTGAGGTGGAGTTGCTTGCAGTCTCGAAGACCTTCGCCACGGAGGATGTGGCGGAGGCTTACGCCGCCGGCCAGCGTCTCTTTGGGGAGAGCCGTCAGCAAGAGGCGGCACCGAAGGTGGCGGCCCTGCCCGCGGACATCGAATGGCACTTCATCGGCGGTTTGCAGCGGAACAAGGCGCGCAAGGTGTTGGCGGATTTCCCCTGCATCCACAGTGTCGATTCCCTGCGCCTTGCCGAGCATCTCGACCGGATCGCCGGGGAAGAGGGCAAGCGCCCGCGCATCTACCTGGAGGCGAATGTTGCAGGAGAGGAGTCGAAGGGTGGTTTCGCTCCGGAAGAGCTTCTTGCCGCAGCGGAGACTCTTGCGGGGTTGAAGCACCTTGAAATACTTGGAGTGATGTCGATCCCGCCGGAGGAAGACTCGCGCCGCTGGTTCGCGGCGACCCGTGAACTCCGCGACCAGCTCCGCACTACCAGCGGTCTTGCCCTGCCCGGCTTGAGCATGGGCATGAGCGGGGACTTCGAGGAGGCCATCGCCGAGGGTTCGACAATCGTCCGTGTCGGCTCGGCTCTTTTCGGTTATCGTTCTTACCCAGCATGATCCGCCTCGACCACGCCGCCGTCGTCGGCTCCGAACTCGCGCTGCGCTTCGCCGATGGCGAGGAGATTTACCTCGCGCTCGACATGCTCCGGCGGGCTTGTCCCTGCGCAGCCTGCCAAGGAGAGCCGGACGCGCTGGGGCGGGTGCTGCGGCCGGTCCAGCAGATTGAAGGGCGCGGTTTCGAGCTGCAGCGATTCGAGGGAGTGGGTGGCTACGCCCTGCAACTTTTTTGGGCAGACGGGCACTCGACCGGCATTTATACCTTCGACTATCTGCGCCGTCTGGCGCTCATCCCCTAGAAGCTATGGACCCGTATGCGCCGCCCCTCAGTCCCGCCCTTCCGGCCGATGACCAGAGATTGGCGATGCGGGAGATCGTGGTCGGCTGGGAGCGGTTGAGATTGCTCTACAATGCGATCCTGGCGGTTCCGGGGTTGCTTGTTCTGAGTGCGATGACGGGGGAGTACGGGATGCCGGCTCTCACCGCGGTCCTGTCCGCGGTGTTCGTGGCGGTGGGTGCGAACCTGTGTTTCTTGCTGGGGCCCTTGGCGGAGTTGTATTTGCGCGGGATTTTCCGGCGGGGACAGCCCTTGGGGAGAGGGCGGTGGTTGTTGTTCGGGTCGGGGACTTTGCTTTCGTTGTTCCTGTTCGTGCTGACCTATTCGCAGATGACGATGGGGTGGCCGTGAAGGGGGGATTGAGGCGCATGCCGAGAGAAGTCGGAGCGAGCACAGCATGAAGCTTCCGCTATCACGCGATGGATCGCGTGCTTGCCCGGTACACGGTGCCGGGCTGGTGTGAACCGTCTCGAAGGGGACGAGGAGGAGCTTGAGTTGTTAGATGGTAGGTGTCGAATCGCATGCGGCGAGGAGCAAGGAAGGGCGAAGCGCGGGGATGAGGCGGATCCTCCTCGCCCTCCTTCAGAGAGCCGGACTTTTGGGGTGCGTCACCCAGGGTTGCGTCGCGATGCTCCTTACCCTGGGCTTTCTCCTTGTCGCCCCGTTGGGGCTTTAGAGGTGAGGGCGGAGGCGGGCAGTCCAGGCTTTTGAGGTGGGGTTGGGGAGAGGATGGCGATGTAAAGGGTGGATGCGCACAGCCGGAATGACGAAGTCATTCCGCTACGATGGGTGTAGTAGTTGAAGGCCGCGGTGGAGGGCGGGGCTTGGATCTTTCGGTCCATTTACCGGGAGGAGAGGATGGGCATGATCCCGGTTCTCCTGACGAACAAACCAAGGAGCCTCCCATGAAGATCCATCTCCCTCTTGTTGCGCTTTTCAGCTTGTGTCTCGCCGGCAGGGTTCTGCCTGCGACTTCTGCTCCGGAGAACCGCGGGGCGGGGTTCGATGCCTTGGGGCATTTCACGGTGCAGTCGGAAATCCCGGCGGGCTCGCGTCATGCGGTGCTCGAGATTACCAGCGACCTTTCGGCTTCCGCCTCTTGGCGGCCGATGATTGCCACGGCGATTGACGGGCGCGAGGCGAAGCTGATGTTCCGGCTGCCACCACAGGCGAGCGGGAAGGTGTTCGCGAGGGTGAAGACCGGGATCTCGACGACGCTGCCCACGGTTGAGCTCTCCGGGCCGGATCTGTGCTACGTGACCTATGCGGATAGCATCAGTTCGGGAGCCAAGATCGCATTTCTGACCTCCGCATCGACGAAGATGGGCGAGTGGTCCGCGCTGCCGCTGGCGCAGTGGCAAGCGAACTTGATCGCATGGGCGCTGCAGGATCCCAAGGTCGCTTCCGCAGAAGTAGTGCCCCCTGCCGATAATGTCTCGGTCCGCTTCAAGGATGGCACGACGGCCACGCTCATGCGGGCGCCACGTCGCTATACCGGCCCTGCCATGCAAAGCGCGGCGACTGCCGTAGCGAAGGCACCGCATTCTCCCGAGCCCTTCCCACCTGCCCCTGCGCCGCCGAAAATACCGACGGAGACGGGCCGCAATCTCCCGGACAGCAACAACGCCGTGACCGCCTTCTCGCTGGAAACCGGCTTCCCCAACTCCGCGCCGACGATCGGCAGCTGGCTGGCCACGCGGAGCTATGCGGTGAGGACCTTCCCCAGCACCACGATCGATCAGATCCTGCAGTGGTCCGCTTCCAAGCCGATGGCCGCGCTCTTCTGGCAATCGCACGGAGTGCCCTACCGGAAGAAGGACGGCAGCATCGGGATCGCGCTGGTGACGCGGCAGTATGCGACTGATGCGCTGAGTGACGGTCCCTATGCGGCGATGATCAAGAACGACGAGATCAACTTCGCGGTCGATGATGAGAAGAAGCCGTTCTACGCGGTGACCTCCGAGTTCGTCCGCAAGCGCATGCGCTTCTCACCGAACTCGATCGTGGTGGTGGATGCGTGCTATGGCGGCGGAGCGGAACTGGCCGCGGGCTTCACGGCTGCAGGCGCGGGCTCGTATGCGAGCTGGGACTGGCTCTCCGGGCCCTATAGCGGCACGCCTTGCCTGAAAGTCTTCGACCGTTTGCTCGGGATGAATCAGGAGCCGCCGGTCTCCGTGCCGAAGGAGCGCGCCTTCTCCCTGATGGCAACGCGCTGGTGGATGAGTGCCTACCAATTCGACTACGACCCGAGCCCCGAGTATCCGAACCAAGGCCGGCCGAACGCGAAGCTGACCTGGTATGACCACCCGGATAAGCCCGGACACATCCTGTGTCCCACGATCATGCGCGTGCTCCATGAGAACAAGGATCTCAAAGAGCCCTATACGAAGTTCCTGATCGAAGGCGACTTCGGCGACGATCCCGGAGAGTCGCTGCGCGAGGTGCTATGGGGCGGGCAGAAGATGCAGGTGGTCCGCTGGGAACCCTACTACGGCATCGCCATCCGCATGCCCTCCTCGCCACCGCGGGGAAATATCGAGGTGATCATGAGAAAGGGCGGCTTCACCCGGCGCAGCAACGTGGTGCCGATCACGGAGTGGACGGTGCCCTTCACCTATGAAGTCAGCGGGAAGGGGTCCCTGAATGCGAAGATGGTGATGAACGTGAAGTTCCGCGCGGACATCCGCGGCTCCCGCGGCAACCCGGAAATGCCGGTGCAGTATCTAGGCAGGCTCTTCTCGAACATGGCCGATTGCGAAGGAACGGTCTCGGCTTCCGGCACCCATTCCCCGGATGCGGCGACCACCTTCACGTGGTCGGGCGGTTCCTCCCTGACTTCGGTCGATCCGAATGCCGACGAAACCTATGCGCCGAAGCGGATCCGAAACTCCGGCAGCATCAACTTCGGGGTCGGGCGGATCGACCAATTCCAACTGAGCGGCGACGGCGACTTCACCGAAACGGAAGTCCGGGTCCATAACGATGGGAGCTCCACCACCATCGTGCGCCAACTCGGGATCGGGTTCCCCGGCTTCTATCCCGCACCCGAGATGCCGCTGAACCTCGGCAACGGCACGCTCCGTGGAAACACGCTCGAGTGGAGCGGCAGCGAAGGCACGGTGAAGCTTTCCTGGCCCTCCGTGACGCCGCAGATGATGCCGGATAACAATACGCCGCGGTAAACCGCGGCGTATCGAAGATCGTGGTGCGGGGCGAGCCCGGGCGAATGCTCAGGCCGTTACCGCGCCGCGGTCGTCGTTCAGACCGCTCTTCTCGAGGAAGTAGTCGTAGCCGCCGGTGTAGCGGGTCACGGTGCCATTGTTGATGTGCAGCGTGGTCTCCGCGAGGTGGCGGATGAAGTGCACGTCGTGCGAGATGAAGACGAGCGTGCCCTCGTAGGCCTTAAGCGCGTTCACCAGCGAGTCGATCGAGAGGATGTCGAGGTGAGTGGTGGGCTCGTCCATCAGCAGGAGGTTCGGCGGATCGACGAGGAACTTCACCAAGTTGAGGCGGGACTTCTCACCCCCGGAGAGCACGCCGCAGCGCTTCTCCACATCGGTGCGGCGGAAGAGGAAGGAGCCGAGGATCGCGCGGGCGTCTTCCTCGCGCAGGGTGGTGCAGCTCGCGAGCACTTCCTCCAGCACGGTGTTGTCCTCGTTGAGAGTCTCCGAGCGGTGCTGCGAGTAGTAGCCGAGCTTGGTGGCGTAGCCGACCTCGCGCTTGCCGCCGTTGATCGGCAGCACGCCGGCGAGGATCTTGAGCAGGGTGGACTTACCGGCACCGTTCGGGCCGACGAGAACGATTTTGTCGCCGCGCTCGATGGTGAGATCCAGGTCCTTGTAGATCTGGCGCTCGCCGTAGGCCTGGCTCACCTTTTGCAGCTCGATCACCTTCTGGTTCGAGCGTGGCGGCTGCGGGAAGGCGAACTTGAAGGGCTTGCGCGGGGCACGCGGCTTCTCGATCCGCTCCATCTTTTCGAGGAACTTGATGCGGGACTGGACCTGCGCGGCCTTCGAGCCGACCTGGCGGAAGCGATCGATGAACTCCTGGTGGCCTTCGATCTCCTTGTTCTGGTTCCGGTAGGCTTGGACCTTCTGCTCGTAGCGCGCCTCGCGCTGTTCGAGGTAGCTGGAGTAGTTGCCGGTGTAGGCGATGAGTTCCTGAGCGTCCGGATCGATCTCGATCACGTTCTCCACGATGGCGTCCATGAAGTCGCGATCGTGCGAGATCATGAGGATCGCGCCTGGGTAGTTCATCAGGTAGCGCTGAAACCAGAGGAGCGAGAGCAGGTCGAGGTGGTTGGTCGGCTCGTCCAGCATCAGCAGGTCCGGCTCCTGGACGAGGAGGCGGGCGAGGTAGGCGCGCATGATCCAGCCGCCGGAGAATTCGCGGGCGGTCTTGTGGAAATCGCTCTCCTTGTAACCGAGGCCGGCGAGGATCTTCTTCGCCTTCGGTTCGAGCTGGTAGCCGTTGAGGTGATTGAACTGGTCCTGGGCGTGGGCGTAGTCGGGGTGATCCGTGGTGCCCGCGGCCTCGTGCTCGCGGATGGCGCGCAGGTAGCCGACCATCTCCGGGGTGATGCCGATGGCGATCTCCAGCACGGTCTCGTCGCCGGGGTCGCCGGATTCCTGAGCGAGGTAGCCGGTGATGGCGTAGTCGTCGCGCTCGATGGTGCCGCCGTCGAGGTCCTCCTGGCCGAGGATCATGCGGAAGAGCGTCGACTTGCCGGCACCGTTCGGACCGACGAGGGCGATGCGCTCGCCCCAGTTGATCGAGAGTTCCGCATCGCGGAAGAGGGTACGGCCGCCGAGCGTCTTGGTCAGCTTGTGGATCGTGAGCACGGGGCCGGTGTAGGGGAGCCGGGCGCTGCGGGCAAGCGCAGGAACTCGGCTTTATTGGAAGGAGCTGCCCGCCATGAAATCGGCCCAAGCCGTGTCCAGCGCAGCGCAGGACTCGAAGCCGAGGACCTTTGCAACCGCTTCAGCTTCTGAAAGGTTCTCACCTTTCCGGGTTCTGGCGAGCAGTTCGTCGAACTTCTCCAGACGTGCCGCGTCCGCGTGGATAAAGGAAATCAAGCCATAGGCGAAGCCAAGGTCCCGGGGCTGGGCTTCGTCCGTGGTGATTCCGTAGAAGCTGGCAAAATCAGGGCGGGAGCCGCTTTTGAGAAGGCGCTTGGGAAGGGCCGCCCAGTCGCGGGCGCTCTTGATCTTTTCCACGGTGGTTCCGCGGACGACGATCTGGGTTTCAATATTGCCGCAGATTTTCTTCTCCCGGTGGTAGGCGAAGCCCATCTCGATCAGGCGGAAGTAAGTGTCGCCGGAGGCAACTTGGAAAAGGGTCGAGGTCAGGAAATGAATGCGGGTCGGCCAAGTGGGGCGGTTGCTCTGGAAGTCCTTGGTGTCGAGCCGGAAGGTTTGAGCCTTGAAGGTGAGGCCATGTTTCGCCGCGAACTCGGAGTCGATCTTGCATGACGTGACGCCCGCGGTTTTCAGTTTGTAGTTGGGTGAGGCGGTATTGCTGTTCTCGGCGTGCTTGTCGTGCCATGAGCCGAAGATTTCGGCGTGCTTGGTATCCTCAAACAGGATGATCGGCATCTTCTTGGTCCCGAAGGCCTCGGACAAAGAGGGAAGATCGGTGGCGATGTCCGCCCACAAGCGCTCGGCGGCATTTGCATAGGCGGCGAGCAGGTCGGGCTTCACGTCTCCCAAGGCGAGAATCAGGAAGTGCTCCGAGGCGAGATTCTGTTGGAACACGATCCCGTCGAAATCGACTCCCTCCGGCTTGGAGGTCCACTTCGAGGGGTCGAGCTTTACCGTCGCAAAGTTACCGGTGCGGGCGGAAGTGGCCGCAGGAGAAGCGGGTAGCGCGCTTTTGAGATATGTCAGGTCTGCCTCGCTGAGGGTCGTCTTGGGAATCTGGATTTCCCTGCCATCCGCGCGTTTGACCCAAGCAGTGGTGGGATCATGCTTGATCAAGCTTCCCTCGATCTTGCGGCCCTTGGTGTCGGTCCAAGTGCGTGTTTCTTGGGCGGAGGCCGTCAAACAGGCTGCGGCAAGGACCGCAAATCCCGGGAGGAAAGGGAACTTCATCGGAGGCAGGATGCAGATTTGCGGCAGGGAGACAACCCGCGAGTTGTGGCTTTCCCCTGCCGGAATGTAGGCTAGTGGTGATGCCATGATGGATCGGCGCGGCTTTCTCTCCCTGCTTGGATTGGCATGTGGAGGATGTGCGGGTGGGATAGGATCCTCCGGCACGGCATGGTCGTCGGGCTCATTGGAGCGGGCGGACCGGATCGCGAAAGGCCACGGGGCAAAAGGTTGGGGCGCGTGGATCGGCGGGCGCAGAGTGGCGGGGTGGAGCACGAACGAGCGCGGGCCCTCGCTAAGCCTGACGAAGGTGTTGGCGGCGCTGGCGGCGACACGGGCTGCGGGCGAGGGCTGGCTGGCGGACAACGAGAGTGCGGCCTCGACCCTCCATGAATGGCGCGGGGATGCGGCGAAAATGCGGATCACCGTCTTGGCGCTGCTCCAGCAGACGGCGGGTCTGGAGGCGGGGGTGGCGGCGCTGTATCGCAACCCCACGGACAAGGGGCGGAATGCGGTGTCGCTGAGGGTGGTCGATTCACCGGGAAGTGTCTTCCGCTATGGGCCGGCCTGCTGGGAGGTGCTGGCCGAATTGCTGAATCGCAAGCTGGTGGCGCGCGGGGAGACGCTGGAGAAGTTCCTGCATCGCGCGGTGATGCGGCCGATCGGGCTGAGCAGTCCGGATTGGCGCTCGGACCGGAAGGGGCGTTTCTTCCTTTCGACCGGCGCGGAGATGAGCGTGGAGGATCTGTGGCGGCTGGGGCGCACGGTGGGTGCGCTGCTGCGCGGGGAGTCCACGCAAGGCTTCGATGCGGCACTGTTCGCACGGATGACGCGGCCCTCCGCGGTGAACCCGATGTTCGGCGGTGGGATCTGGCGGAACGTGAATGCGAGGAAGGGCGGGGCCTTCCCGATCGAGATCGAGGATGCGCTGGATCCGCCGCGCGGCAGCGGCTTTTGGAACAGCGCTTGTATCTCCCGGCGCCAGCCTGCGGAGATGGTGGCGCTCGTCGGTTCGTCCGGGCGGCGGGTGTTTATCTGGCCCGCGGAGAACAAGGTGGTGGCCCGGCTGGGCAGGGCGCCGTCGTGGAAAGACGGGCCCTTCCTGGATGCCTTGGCCTGAGCTTGCTTACTTCCGGGTGGAGATCATGAGATTCGCGTCATCCGGGCGGAAGTGGTAGCCGGAGCCGAAGGGGACGGGGGTGCCGCCACCGATGGCGTCGTAGGCGGCGCGGAGGTCGGCTTGATTGTGTTTCGCGAAGAGGGCGATGGGGGCGTCGTAGTTGCCGTAGAGGCGGACGTTCCACTTACTAGAATCGTAGTAGCGGTAGGGGATGCCGGAGTCGTCCTGGACAATGGCATTGGTGTTCGAGAGGACCCAGTCGCGGACGCCGGAGAAGCCGGAGTCGTGCATGAGGTAGGAGGCGGCCTTGAAGTAGGCCACGCCGCCGCTGTAGGAGGAGAGCCAACTGCGGTAGGAGGCATTGAAGCCACCATTCGAGAGATCGCCGGAAACGTAGATGGCGCGGCGGGCGCCACCGCCGGGGAGGCGGAAGCGGATGTCCACACCGGAACGGCCTGCTGCGCTGATGGGCTCGACGCTATCCACGGTGGCATCCATTAGGGCCAGGCTGGCGAGCATGATCGGTGCGACGCCGGGCAAGGGGCCGCCGGCGAGGTCGTTCTTCATGTCCTTGGTGATGAAGTAGCCGGTCTTCATCTGGGCATCCATGGCCACGCTAAGACGGTTGAGCGAGCCCATCACCTGGCCGGGATCGGCGTTGTCGAGGTAGGGCAGGCCACCGGCGGGTTCCAGGCCTAACAGGACGTAGTTCGAGGCTTGCGGGAAGAGGGCGGTGACGTACATGAGGTCCGGACCGCCGAAGGGATAGAGGATGGCGCGCGGATTGCCGACCAGCGGACGGACGTTGATGTCGGACCACTCGCGCTGCACCGCGGTGCGCTTGGAAGCGAAGAGCCGCCATTTGGTCGCCATGTCGTTGGCGTGGTCCTGATAGTTCGCGGTCTGCTGCATCTGCGAGAGCACCGCGCCCTGCCTCACCGGACGGCCGGCGAGGAAGCGGGCGATGTCGTTGGCGCTGGCCTGGCCTTCGACCGGTGCGAAGGCCTCGGCGGCTGGGGCAAGGGTTTGCGTTTGGCCGCGTTCCGGTTGTTTCGGTCCACAGGCGGCGGCGAGGAAGAGAGGCAGGAGGAGCAATCGTTTCATCGGCGAAAGAGTTTGAGAGGGAACCAGACCACCGCGAAGAAGATCGCGACCCCGGCACCGGCCAAGGTGGTCTTCGGATTCTGGATCGCGGAGTACACGATGACGAATCCCGCCATTGTGAGGAAAATCAAGGGCGGAAGCGGATAGAAGGGGATCTTGACCGGGCGCGGGAGTTCGGGAGCGCGGATCCGCATCACCATGCTTCCGGCCACGACGAGGGAGGTGGAGAGGGTGAGGCCGATCTGGGTGGCTTCCATGAGATCGCGCAGGCCTGCGGCGTAAACGAGCACGAGGGCGACGATCATCTGGAAGAGGAGCGCGAGGTGGGGGACGTCCTTGCGCGGGGCGAAGAAGGAGAGCGAGCGCATGTTACGCCCCATGGCACCGAGCACCCGCGGGCCGGCCCAGAGCAGGGCGCTGGCGGAGG
The genomic region above belongs to Luteolibacter rhizosphaerae and contains:
- a CDS encoding polysaccharide biosynthesis/export family protein, coding for MNRIFLLIACLLGFAGAASAQVTIASGQAIEIRISGVPQEEMTIVNNTYPVSEQGTIRLPFIGTVRAAGLRPEGLASSIEAAYRSAQIYTHPTIQVLSSSDETLKELTVTVGGYVRNTGPVKYVRGLTLYNAVQAAGGPNEFGAMGRVGLVRNGQRKEYDLRQTKFMNILVEPNDTITVPQKNWLGQ
- a CDS encoding PDZ domain-containing protein, producing MRRERSAIRCFAGMAALAIPAFAFGQEPKVGDWVAALSSDDFRERVESKDKLLEWGRKNPARAMDLFYAAHESAADAETKILLREALRELVVEDHQRNNGEGYVGVRMLELNVAVPGDKVPRTGVQVIGVEEESPADKAGLEVGDVIISLNELRWVGPGATDAFTNAVRRHKPRESVKLGVLRNGEVKEVSLVLGIRPLGALERQDLLWANGMGRPIPNPQQAEEKAREGVFRNWLERKRAAKKLP
- a CDS encoding carboxy terminal-processing peptidase; this encodes MKFSRIRSAAMAVGLTASTLTACAQQADFDEVGCQMAIMLQNSHFARLKFNDMSQRFLDDFLRDLDSGKSYFTQEDIDRFNRQYGDNLAEMLMKKESMAAAIDIYGTFKKRVEARVAEGKRVLAANEFDFAKEESIQRSRKDAAWPKTEEEAMQLWRQQIKEAVLSETLRRDMIAQMAAKQGKENPLKADKDPKEKIALRYERFLHSVVQDVDDEDVAAMFLSAVARSFDPHTDYMSTREMDRFRDGMKNELVGIGALLQGEEDGATKIMGIVVGGPADKQGTLKLNDRIVAVDPDGDGPREMVDIMFMKIDKVVDLIRGQEATPVRLKAEPAGGAPGETVLINIVRAKVALKDEQASAEIIDMKAPSGEATRLGIITLPSFYADFDEGKVRCSVDVERLLERLKEEGIDGLMLDLRNNGGGALEEVRRMTGFFTPRGPVVQVKNTFGERQVKESDRKEPIYDGPMIVLTDKSSASASEILAGALQDNNRAVIVGESSTFGKGTVQQPMDISRMLPFFKARDKAGTLKVTIQKFYRPSGSSTQKMGVIPDVVLPSLTDALEVGEAFLDHPLEHDLIGRAPDFNPMKKEQLFLQTLKDLSTKRVSASKDFSYIIEDVTKAKARIRENSISLNMAERKKELDEIDAQQQQRNAERKERFAGVQTTDKKDMTFFKLTLDDVEKGADIQKYDPSAETEGYMRKAKDETAELDETPPWPSALDPHKREGVQILGDLVDVTRNARMAGMIER
- a CDS encoding YggS family pyridoxal phosphate-dependent enzyme produces the protein MPGIAERLTELHQRMADASSSAGRAPGEVELLAVSKTFATEDVAEAYAAGQRLFGESRQQEAAPKVAALPADIEWHFIGGLQRNKARKVLADFPCIHSVDSLRLAEHLDRIAGEEGKRPRIYLEANVAGEESKGGFAPEELLAAAETLAGLKHLEILGVMSIPPEEDSRRWFAATRELRDQLRTTSGLALPGLSMGMSGDFEEAIAEGSTIVRVGSALFGYRSYPA
- a CDS encoding DUF971 domain-containing protein translates to MIRLDHAAVVGSELALRFADGEEIYLALDMLRRACPCAACQGEPDALGRVLRPVQQIEGRGFELQRFEGVGGYALQLFWADGHSTGIYTFDYLRRLALIP
- a CDS encoding ABC-F family ATP-binding cassette domain-containing protein yields the protein MLTIHKLTKTLGGRTLFRDAELSINWGERIALVGPNGAGKSTLFRMILGQEDLDGGTIERDDYAITGYLAQESGDPGDETVLEIAIGITPEMVGYLRAIREHEAAGTTDHPDYAHAQDQFNHLNGYQLEPKAKKILAGLGYKESDFHKTAREFSGGWIMRAYLARLLVQEPDLLMLDEPTNHLDLLSLLWFQRYLMNYPGAILMISHDRDFMDAIVENVIEIDPDAQELIAYTGNYSSYLEQREARYEQKVQAYRNQNKEIEGHQEFIDRFRQVGSKAAQVQSRIKFLEKMERIEKPRAPRKPFKFAFPQPPRSNQKVIELQKVSQAYGERQIYKDLDLTIERGDKIVLVGPNGAGKSTLLKILAGVLPINGGKREVGYATKLGYYSQHRSETLNEDNTVLEEVLASCTTLREEDARAILGSFLFRRTDVEKRCGVLSGGEKSRLNLVKFLVDPPNLLLMDEPTTHLDILSIDSLVNALKAYEGTLVFISHDVHFIRHLAETTLHINNGTVTRYTGGYDYFLEKSGLNDDRGAVTA
- a CDS encoding SHD1 domain-containing protein; this encodes MKFPFLPGFAVLAAACLTASAQETRTWTDTKGRKIEGSLIKHDPTTAWVKRADGREIQIPKTTLSEADLTYLKSALPASPAATSARTGNFATVKLDPSKWTSKPEGVDFDGIVFQQNLASEHFLILALGDVKPDLLAAYANAAERLWADIATDLPSLSEAFGTKKMPIILFEDTKHAEIFGSWHDKHAENSNTASPNYKLKTAGVTSCKIDSEFAAKHGLTFKAQTFRLDTKDFQSNRPTWPTRIHFLTSTLFQVASGDTYFRLIEMGFAYHREKKICGNIETQIVVRGTTVEKIKSARDWAALPKRLLKSGSRPDFASFYGITTDEAQPRDLGFAYGLISFIHADAARLEKFDELLARTRKGENLSEAEAVAKVLGFESCAALDTAWADFMAGSSFQ